A genomic window from Candidatus Tumulicola sp. includes:
- a CDS encoding M48 family metallopeptidase: MIELSPGVEHLVNAIYPPARQAIAAELAATGRRLFFIENGVELLILWAIYASGVALSIRTKLENALRRPLLVDVCVPALLILAVTLVTLPLSYYGGFIVLHRYGLSVESNAQWFRDWAVELGLAVLIGSAVSAGFLQIARRFERTWPIVAALLAAPVILFGTAIFPVFIAPLFNRYEALPESPLTRSILRLANSHGINAQAVYVYDASRQTTTSNAFVSGLGPSTRIAIADNLLKKMKPDEVLYVVAHEMGHYILRHLWLGSWYGWLGTLGLIAVISVVGGALVRRDRRLRGLGDPAALPLIALLAVGVNLVEQPALNAGSRAIEHAADAFAAANTQLGDAGVRAFARLGSDSLLSLHPQPLVVWYFYTHPPLDERIDFAAHQAGIDRDRK; encoded by the coding sequence GTGATCGAGCTATCGCCGGGCGTCGAACATCTCGTCAATGCCATCTACCCACCGGCGCGCCAGGCGATCGCCGCCGAGCTCGCCGCCACGGGTCGAAGATTGTTCTTCATTGAGAATGGCGTCGAGTTGCTCATATTGTGGGCGATCTACGCGAGCGGCGTGGCGCTGAGCATCAGGACCAAGCTTGAGAACGCACTGCGCCGCCCGTTGCTCGTGGACGTGTGCGTTCCCGCGCTGCTCATCCTTGCGGTAACGCTCGTCACGCTGCCGCTCAGTTACTACGGTGGTTTCATCGTGCTCCACCGGTACGGACTGAGCGTCGAATCCAACGCGCAGTGGTTCCGCGACTGGGCGGTAGAACTCGGACTGGCGGTGCTCATCGGTTCGGCCGTGAGCGCCGGCTTCTTACAGATCGCCCGCCGTTTCGAACGGACGTGGCCGATCGTCGCCGCGCTGCTCGCCGCGCCGGTCATCCTCTTCGGGACCGCAATTTTTCCTGTTTTCATCGCACCGCTGTTCAACCGCTACGAGGCGCTGCCGGAGAGCCCACTCACGCGCTCCATTCTCCGTCTGGCAAATTCGCACGGCATCAACGCCCAAGCCGTGTATGTGTACGATGCCAGCCGGCAGACGACCACGAGCAACGCGTTCGTGAGCGGCTTGGGGCCGAGCACCCGCATCGCCATCGCAGACAATCTCCTGAAGAAGATGAAGCCCGACGAGGTGCTGTACGTGGTGGCGCATGAGATGGGCCACTACATTCTGCGCCACCTCTGGCTCGGCTCGTGGTACGGCTGGCTGGGCACGCTTGGCCTCATCGCCGTCATCTCTGTCGTTGGGGGAGCGCTCGTCCGGCGCGACCGGCGTTTGCGCGGTCTGGGCGATCCTGCTGCGCTGCCTCTGATCGCCCTGCTCGCCGTGGGCGTCAACCTCGTCGAGCAGCCCGCTCTCAACGCAGGCTCGCGGGCCATCGAGCACGCGGCCGATGCGTTCGCCGCCGCCAACACGCAGCTCGGCGATGCCGGGGTGCGCGCATTCGCGCGACTGGGCAGCGACAGCTTGCTCAGCCTTCACCCACAGCCGCTCGTGGTGTGGTATTTCTACACGCACCCGCCGCTCGACGAGCGCATCGATTTCGCGGCGCACCAAGCAGGCATAGACCGCGACCGGAAGTAA
- a CDS encoding ABC transporter ATP-binding protein gives MTADVILSLRGVSKHFGGLVAVDNVDLDVQRGAILGLIGPNGAGKTTLISLISGTERPTSGSIELEGVDLTRSAPYAIARLGLARTFQIVKPFPNLLVRENVAVGALFGRHGSRRSARAAFAAADEVLERVGLASEAGKFASELTLAGRKRLEIAKALATDPQIILLDEVMAGLNAREIDDAMTLLRGMHAAGMTLVVVEHVMKAIMGVSQRIVVMHQGRIIAQGAPADVVAEPSVIEAYLGKRYAGARTDAGGR, from the coding sequence ATGACTGCCGACGTCATCCTCAGCCTACGCGGCGTCAGCAAGCACTTCGGCGGCCTCGTCGCCGTCGACAACGTCGACCTTGACGTTCAGCGCGGCGCGATCCTCGGGCTCATCGGTCCCAATGGCGCCGGCAAGACGACGCTCATCAGCCTGATCTCGGGCACCGAGCGTCCGACGTCAGGTTCGATCGAGCTCGAGGGCGTCGACCTCACGCGCAGCGCGCCTTACGCGATCGCCAGGCTCGGGCTGGCGCGTACGTTCCAGATCGTCAAACCTTTTCCGAACCTGCTCGTGCGCGAAAACGTCGCGGTGGGTGCGCTGTTCGGCCGCCACGGTTCCCGCCGATCGGCTCGCGCCGCGTTCGCGGCGGCCGACGAGGTGCTGGAGCGCGTCGGGTTGGCGAGCGAAGCGGGCAAGTTCGCATCGGAACTGACCCTGGCCGGGCGCAAGCGGCTGGAGATCGCCAAAGCGCTGGCGACCGATCCGCAGATCATCTTGCTAGACGAAGTGATGGCCGGTCTGAACGCGCGCGAAATCGACGACGCCATGACGCTGCTGCGCGGCATGCATGCGGCGGGAATGACGCTGGTGGTGGTCGAGCACGTCATGAAAGCGATCATGGGCGTCTCGCAGCGCATCGTGGTGATGCACCAAGGTCGCATCATCGCGCAAGGCGCTCCGGCGGACGTGGTGGCCGAGCCGAGCGTCATCGAGGCGTACCTGGGCAAGCGCTACGCGGGAGCGCGCACCGATGCTGGCGGTCGATAA
- a CDS encoding IclR family transcriptional regulator: protein MSKVADGAEVGAPRERPGVQSVERTLDILESLVEFGSEVGLVEISQTVGLPLATVHRLLGTLIRRGYVKQNRQNRKYSLGFRALQMGNDMRQRFSLRLEARPFLQRLVERSGESANLAVLDDGEVVYIDQAQSSRILRMFTQLGNRVSAHSTGSGKALLAFSPPDTVLGVLRRYGMTPRTPNTITQPERFAAELGRVRKLGYALDDQEHEEGVRCLAVPVRDASGQVVASLSISGPVTRLDDAHVATFTSEILDCGAKLSARLGFAGEPIAVP from the coding sequence ATGTCAAAAGTGGCAGACGGCGCCGAGGTGGGCGCCCCTCGTGAGCGGCCGGGCGTTCAGTCCGTGGAAAGAACCCTCGACATTCTCGAATCGCTGGTCGAGTTCGGGTCCGAAGTAGGGCTGGTCGAGATCAGCCAAACCGTCGGGCTGCCGCTGGCGACCGTGCACCGGCTTCTGGGCACGTTGATCCGCCGCGGGTATGTGAAGCAGAACCGGCAGAACCGGAAATACTCACTTGGTTTCCGCGCACTCCAGATGGGCAACGACATGCGCCAGCGTTTCAGCCTGCGGCTCGAAGCGCGGCCGTTCTTGCAGCGTCTCGTGGAGCGCAGCGGCGAGAGCGCCAATCTCGCCGTGCTCGACGACGGCGAGGTCGTATACATCGATCAAGCGCAATCCTCGCGCATCCTTCGGATGTTCACGCAGCTCGGCAACCGCGTTTCCGCACATTCCACCGGCAGCGGCAAAGCGCTGCTCGCATTCTCCCCGCCGGATACGGTGTTGGGCGTCTTGCGCCGTTATGGCATGACGCCTCGCACCCCCAACACGATCACGCAACCGGAACGCTTCGCCGCCGAGCTTGGGCGCGTGCGCAAACTCGGGTACGCGCTCGACGATCAGGAGCACGAGGAGGGCGTGCGCTGCCTCGCCGTTCCGGTGCGCGACGCGTCCGGGCAAGTGGTCGCGAGTCTCTCCATCTCGGGTCCCGTGACACGTTTGGATGACGCGCATGTGGCGACGTTCACGTCGGAGATCCTCGACTGCGGCGCGAAATTGTCGGCCCGCTTGGGCTTTGCCGGCGAGCCCATAGCCGTGCCATAA
- a CDS encoding ABC transporter ATP-binding protein codes for MLAVDNLDAGYGEAQVLWDVGLEVRSGEIVAILGANGAGKSTLLAAITGLVPVRRGSVTFDGENITGWSPERIVARGIGHVPQGRRLFGGLSVLDNLLMGAFHRSDSSGVREDLERVLALFPRLSERRGQLAGRLSGGEQQMCAIGRGLMGKPKLLVVDELSLGLAPIVVEQLLEVLASLRKQGTTLLIVEQDVLVALETADRAYVLETGRVTLSGPAAEIAADPHVKTAYLGI; via the coding sequence ATGCTGGCGGTCGATAACCTCGACGCCGGTTACGGCGAGGCGCAAGTGCTGTGGGATGTGGGCCTCGAGGTGCGCTCCGGAGAGATCGTGGCGATTCTTGGCGCCAACGGCGCAGGCAAGAGCACGCTGCTCGCGGCGATAACCGGACTCGTGCCGGTGCGGCGCGGCTCGGTGACCTTCGATGGCGAGAACATCACAGGCTGGAGCCCGGAGCGCATCGTCGCGCGCGGGATCGGACACGTTCCTCAAGGGCGGCGCCTCTTCGGCGGTTTGAGCGTGCTCGACAATCTCCTGATGGGAGCGTTTCATCGCTCCGACTCGAGCGGTGTGCGCGAAGATCTCGAACGCGTCCTTGCGCTATTTCCTCGCCTGAGCGAAAGGCGCGGCCAGTTGGCCGGCAGGCTGTCGGGCGGCGAGCAGCAGATGTGCGCGATCGGGCGCGGCTTGATGGGCAAGCCCAAGCTGCTTGTCGTCGACGAGCTCTCGCTCGGGTTGGCGCCGATCGTGGTCGAGCAATTGCTCGAGGTCTTGGCGTCGCTGCGAAAGCAGGGCACGACCTTGCTCATCGTGGAGCAAGACGTGCTGGTGGCGCTTGAAACAGCCGATCGTGCCTACGTGCTGGAAACCGGACGAGTGACGCTTTCGGGGCCCGCTGCTGAGATCGCAGCCGACCCGCACGTGAAGACGGCGTACCTCGGGATTTGA
- a CDS encoding branched-chain amino acid ABC transporter permease, with product MRAGRVVTTAVVLAALAVAAFLPNHLNGNYVHILTLFFTMAILAQAWNFIGGFAGYVSFGNVTFFGTGAYACAYAMNEFHWPFFVALAFAILVGGALALVVGAPILRLRGHYFAIATLGLGIGTQALVAQVPAFGQGSGMTLPLNSDFHFFYWTMLAILAAGIIVTYLVANSRFGFALAAIRENEEAAAALGINTAVAKVAAWGVSGALTGAAGATFAYWTSFIDPSTVFDLNFNVQMIIMTIIGGAGTVAGPTIGAAILYTISEYLGSQSISPWHAVALGAIIVFVVIVLPRGIMPYLTGRRMWNARAIGDQLRASRI from the coding sequence ATGAGAGCCGGCCGGGTCGTGACCACCGCAGTAGTGCTCGCGGCGCTCGCAGTCGCGGCTTTTCTGCCGAATCATTTGAACGGCAACTACGTCCACATCCTCACCTTGTTCTTCACCATGGCCATCCTTGCGCAGGCGTGGAACTTCATCGGCGGCTTTGCCGGGTACGTGAGCTTCGGGAACGTCACGTTCTTCGGCACGGGCGCCTACGCGTGCGCGTACGCGATGAACGAATTTCACTGGCCGTTCTTCGTCGCACTCGCGTTTGCCATACTCGTCGGAGGAGCCCTTGCGCTGGTCGTCGGCGCGCCGATTTTGCGTCTGCGCGGGCACTACTTCGCCATCGCAACGCTGGGCTTGGGCATAGGCACGCAGGCGCTGGTCGCACAAGTCCCGGCTTTCGGCCAGGGCAGCGGCATGACGCTGCCGCTCAACAGCGATTTCCATTTCTTCTATTGGACGATGCTCGCGATTCTCGCTGCCGGCATCATCGTGACATATCTGGTGGCCAATTCGCGCTTCGGCTTTGCGCTTGCGGCGATCAGGGAGAACGAAGAAGCGGCTGCGGCGCTGGGCATCAACACGGCAGTCGCCAAGGTCGCGGCGTGGGGCGTTTCGGGGGCGCTGACCGGCGCCGCCGGCGCCACGTTCGCGTATTGGACGAGTTTCATCGATCCGTCGACGGTGTTCGATCTCAATTTCAACGTGCAGATGATCATCATGACGATCATCGGAGGGGCGGGCACGGTCGCCGGGCCGACCATCGGCGCGGCGATCCTCTACACCATCTCCGAATATCTGGGAAGTCAATCGATCTCGCCATGGCACGCCGTGGCGCTCGGTGCGATCATCGTGTTCGTCGTCATCGTGCTGCCGCGCGGCATCATGCCGTATCTCACCGGGCGGCGCATGTGGAACGCGCGCGCCATCGGAGATCAGCTCAGAGCGAGCCGGATATGA
- a CDS encoding amino acid ABC transporter substrate-binding protein produces MLTRAHRRIFAFTASVAFAIALIAAGAAFAPQSASADAPVIVFGAPLSITGRDAREGALTKEGYDFWKDYVNSQGGIKVGSTLYKVDIKYYDDGSDAATSAKLVERLITQDNVKFILAPYGSAGTFAASVVTEKYGVPMVDPNGAAEKIFSRGFKYTFAVLSPARKYLQGILEMALTLKPRPNTVAVLAANDQFSLEVAVGIRDFAKANGMNEVFYSDYPPDTKDVSTLITQVKAKNPDIILGSGHLQDSLLIMRAAKEQNVNPKVIGFSVGPSTPDFITSLGKDADGVVGGAQWTTVLKSIDPLFGNAGRYTRAFQARYHHIPDYHNAESTAACEAFQFALRAAGDVDPKKVRDALAALDVQTFYGQIKFDSRGVNVYKPMYVEQIQNGQHVTVWTPDVANAKPVYPLPTWAQRR; encoded by the coding sequence GTGCTTACTCGCGCTCACCGCCGCATCTTCGCATTCACCGCTTCGGTCGCGTTCGCCATCGCGCTCATCGCAGCCGGCGCCGCGTTCGCACCGCAATCGGCCTCTGCAGACGCGCCGGTCATCGTCTTCGGCGCCCCGTTGTCCATCACGGGCCGCGACGCCCGCGAAGGCGCGCTGACCAAAGAAGGCTATGATTTCTGGAAGGACTACGTCAATTCACAGGGCGGCATCAAGGTCGGGAGCACGCTGTACAAAGTCGACATCAAGTACTATGACGACGGCAGCGACGCCGCGACGTCAGCCAAGCTCGTCGAGCGGCTGATCACCCAAGACAACGTGAAATTCATCCTCGCTCCATACGGCTCGGCAGGGACGTTCGCCGCAAGCGTCGTCACGGAGAAGTACGGCGTGCCGATGGTCGATCCAAACGGCGCCGCGGAAAAGATCTTCAGCCGCGGATTCAAGTACACGTTCGCGGTGCTGAGCCCTGCGAGGAAGTACCTGCAGGGCATCCTGGAGATGGCGCTCACCCTGAAACCGAGACCCAACACGGTGGCCGTGCTCGCGGCAAACGACCAGTTCTCGCTTGAAGTGGCGGTCGGCATCCGCGACTTCGCCAAGGCTAACGGCATGAATGAAGTCTTCTATTCAGACTATCCGCCCGACACCAAAGACGTCTCAACGTTGATCACGCAGGTGAAAGCCAAGAATCCTGACATCATCCTGGGTTCTGGGCACTTGCAGGACTCGCTGCTCATCATGCGCGCGGCCAAGGAACAAAACGTCAATCCGAAGGTCATCGGGTTTTCGGTCGGGCCGTCGACGCCTGACTTCATAACGAGTCTCGGCAAGGACGCAGACGGCGTGGTGGGCGGCGCGCAGTGGACGACCGTTCTGAAGAGCATCGACCCGCTGTTCGGCAACGCGGGGCGATACACGCGCGCATTCCAGGCGCGCTACCATCATATCCCCGATTACCACAACGCCGAATCGACGGCGGCCTGCGAGGCCTTCCAGTTCGCGCTCAGAGCAGCGGGCGACGTCGATCCCAAAAAAGTGCGCGACGCGCTGGCCGCGCTCGACGTCCAGACCTTCTACGGTCAGATCAAGTTCGACAGCCGCGGCGTGAACGTGTACAAGCCCATGTACGTGGAACAGATCCAGAACGGCCAGCACGTCACCGTCTGGACGCCGGACGTCGCCAACGCGAAACCGGTGTACCCGCTCCCGACCTGGGCGCAGCGCCGGTAG
- a CDS encoding branched-chain amino acid ABC transporter permease, whose product MLIGGIYAAAALGFSLVWGVTNIINIAHGAFIMLGAYVTYWLFVGPLHLDPFLSIPLAMGVVFVIAYVLQRYVVNLVIRAPILATFLLTFGLAILITNLALLFWSSDIRSVTTAYSGGNFEVAGLVVPWVKLITLGLAALLTLGLSLFMAKSKIGRAIRATSMDIDAARLSGVNVARIYALTFAIGGALAAAAGSLASVSYAITPTMGDSFLVRSFVVSVLGGLGNVTGALVGGIVYGIIESFGALVFGEGYKDVVALVVLLLVILFRPYGLIGRATV is encoded by the coding sequence CTGCTGATCGGCGGCATTTATGCCGCCGCAGCGCTCGGTTTTTCGCTGGTCTGGGGCGTCACCAACATCATCAACATCGCGCACGGCGCGTTCATCATGCTCGGCGCCTACGTGACGTACTGGCTCTTCGTCGGGCCCCTGCATCTGGATCCGTTCCTGTCGATTCCGCTCGCGATGGGAGTCGTGTTCGTGATCGCCTACGTCTTGCAGCGCTACGTCGTCAATCTGGTTATCCGCGCACCGATCCTTGCGACGTTTCTGCTCACCTTCGGCCTGGCGATCCTCATCACGAATCTCGCGCTGCTCTTCTGGTCATCCGACATCCGCTCCGTGACTACGGCGTATTCCGGAGGGAACTTCGAAGTCGCCGGGCTCGTGGTCCCATGGGTGAAGCTGATCACGCTTGGGCTCGCGGCGCTCCTGACGCTGGGCCTCAGCTTGTTCATGGCCAAGAGCAAGATCGGGCGCGCGATCCGGGCGACGAGCATGGACATCGACGCGGCGCGTCTGAGCGGTGTCAACGTCGCTCGCATCTACGCGCTGACGTTCGCCATCGGCGGAGCGCTCGCGGCGGCTGCCGGATCGCTTGCCAGCGTCTCATACGCGATCACACCGACGATGGGCGACTCCTTTCTCGTGCGCTCCTTTGTCGTCAGCGTGCTGGGCGGGCTCGGTAACGTCACGGGGGCTCTTGTGGGCGGAATCGTCTACGGGATCATCGAGTCGTTCGGCGCGCTGGTGTTCGGTGAAGGCTACAAGGACGTGGTCGCACTCGTCGTCTTGCTGCTCGTGATCTTGTTCCGTCCGTACGGACTCATCGGCAGGGCGACGGTATGA
- a CDS encoding diguanylate cyclase, protein MLVLDIEAAARIVRLFSEEPLHPLRVEHIAIRAGVTRADAISLLKALERLGVVERKGPEGDIGVSYTLRLADGFLDILERLSRYFTEQVESVAISPERALISSGEAEAELATLRALRARVASLESAKTLLQRKNLELSFLYNTSMLLAGSIEPMTVAQTVIDAIASVARPKVKRFFVAMADKGVLSFYGGHGIDRLGGDEFLRHKREIIESSVEHCALLSLPAQMEGGKRTPAFAVLPLTSGEGDPAAGCIVLSEISDEGLGGDDLRVLMQVAEIAGRSLKGAALFTQSISLGSTDELTGAFNRRYLFRRLGEEMTRARNAGRPLGVIVLDVDYFKNVNDEGGHAEGDRVLKAITRAISGATRGIDLVARLGGDEFAVILPSTPSGAAMKIAERMRSAVEKLRLSSAGGKPIAVTISCGIASLTESVQTPAQLLASADHYLLEAKRAGRNRTIAMPD, encoded by the coding sequence ATGCTCGTCCTCGACATCGAGGCGGCCGCCCGGATCGTGAGGCTTTTCTCCGAGGAGCCCCTGCATCCGCTGCGCGTCGAGCACATCGCCATCCGCGCAGGGGTCACGCGCGCCGACGCGATCTCACTGCTCAAAGCGCTCGAGCGCTTGGGCGTGGTCGAGCGCAAAGGACCGGAGGGCGACATCGGCGTCAGCTACACCCTGCGCCTGGCCGACGGCTTCTTGGATATCCTCGAACGCTTGTCGCGTTACTTCACCGAGCAGGTCGAAAGCGTGGCTATCAGCCCCGAGCGGGCCTTGATCTCCAGCGGCGAGGCTGAAGCCGAGCTGGCGACGTTACGAGCGCTGCGCGCGCGCGTCGCCAGCCTGGAATCCGCCAAAACGCTGCTGCAGCGCAAGAATCTCGAGCTGTCATTTCTGTACAACACCAGCATGTTGCTCGCGGGCTCCATCGAACCCATGACGGTCGCGCAAACGGTGATCGATGCCATCGCGTCCGTCGCTCGCCCAAAGGTGAAGCGCTTTTTCGTGGCGATGGCCGACAAGGGCGTGCTCTCGTTCTACGGCGGTCACGGGATTGATCGCCTTGGGGGCGATGAATTCTTGCGCCACAAACGCGAGATCATCGAATCGAGCGTGGAACATTGCGCCCTGCTCTCCCTGCCGGCGCAGATGGAAGGGGGTAAGCGCACGCCGGCCTTCGCGGTGCTGCCGCTGACGAGCGGCGAGGGAGATCCTGCGGCGGGCTGCATCGTTTTGTCTGAGATCAGCGACGAAGGTCTGGGCGGCGACGACCTGCGCGTGCTCATGCAAGTCGCCGAAATCGCGGGCCGCAGTCTCAAGGGCGCGGCGCTGTTCACGCAAAGCATTTCGCTCGGCTCCACGGATGAATTGACCGGCGCGTTCAATCGGCGCTACCTGTTCCGCCGGCTCGGCGAAGAGATGACGCGCGCGCGCAACGCGGGCCGGCCGCTCGGCGTCATCGTTTTGGACGTCGATTACTTCAAGAACGTGAACGATGAGGGCGGCCACGCCGAGGGCGACCGGGTGCTGAAGGCGATCACGCGCGCGATCAGCGGCGCCACGCGCGGCATCGACCTCGTGGCCCGCCTCGGCGGCGATGAGTTCGCCGTCATCCTGCCGAGCACGCCGTCGGGCGCAGCCATGAAAATAGCCGAGCGGATGCGCAGCGCCGTGGAGAAACTGCGCCTTTCCTCGGCGGGCGGTAAGCCGATCGCGGTGACGATCTCATGCGGCATCGCGTCGTTGACCGAGAGCGTGCAGACGCCGGCGCAACTCCTAGCGTCCGCGGACCATTATCTGCTCGAGGCGAAACGCGCCGGCCGCAACCGGACGATCGCGATGCCCGACTGA